One Cellulomonas soli DNA window includes the following coding sequences:
- a CDS encoding GNAT family N-acetyltransferase: MPTLRDAETRDLPAIRTVLARAYHPNPLMTWVFPDAATRDEACAAWLAPSLERYLSDGVVHVVETGGTVVAVAAWIRAGASSTPRPATLPTSAGVLAALVGQDRAVQVRSALRSSAPLFPSGPSAYLNYLGVDPGLQGTGLGARLVRHGLAVLTDAGNGAHLGTTDPGNVGFYTALGFTSAGTVLLDEPGPSLEILVRAPAQPVAQRPDGDPEAGSAGSANHTRVSP; this comes from the coding sequence ATGCCCACGCTGCGCGACGCCGAGACCCGCGACCTGCCGGCGATCCGCACCGTCCTGGCCCGGGCGTACCACCCGAACCCGCTGATGACCTGGGTGTTCCCCGACGCCGCCACCCGCGACGAGGCGTGCGCGGCCTGGCTCGCACCCTCCCTCGAGCGCTACCTGTCCGACGGCGTGGTGCACGTCGTCGAGACCGGTGGCACCGTCGTCGCGGTCGCGGCGTGGATTCGTGCGGGCGCCTCGTCGACACCCCGACCGGCCACGCTGCCGACCTCGGCGGGCGTGCTGGCCGCTCTGGTCGGCCAGGATCGCGCCGTCCAGGTCCGCTCCGCGCTCAGGTCGTCCGCACCGCTGTTCCCGAGCGGACCGAGCGCGTACCTGAACTACCTGGGGGTCGATCCCGGTCTTCAGGGCACGGGCCTCGGAGCGAGGCTCGTGCGGCACGGGCTCGCCGTGCTCACCGACGCCGGGAACGGCGCGCACCTGGGGACCACCGATCCCGGGAACGTCGGCTTCTACACGGCGCTGGGGTTCACCTCGGCGGGCACCGTGCTGCTCGACGAGCCCGGACCCTCACTGGAGATCCTCGTGCGCGCGCCTGCGCAGCCCGTCGCTCAGCGACCGGACGGCGACCCGGAGGCCGGCTCGGCGGGCTCGGCGAACCACACCCGCGTCTCGCCGTAG
- the coaD gene encoding pantetheine-phosphate adenylyltransferase yields the protein MTLAVCPGSFDPITRGHLDVVLRARSMFDEVVVAVARNSSKSALLPAERRVELARAALADVDGVRVEAVDGLLADFVRTVGAQAVVKGLRGGADFDAEVPMALMNRHLSGVETVFVVGDPALAHVASSLVKDVARFGGPIEDLVPPGVAAAVREALGLPAPGGEAR from the coding sequence ATGACTCTGGCGGTCTGCCCGGGTTCGTTCGACCCGATCACGCGAGGTCACCTCGACGTGGTCCTGCGGGCGCGGTCGATGTTCGACGAGGTCGTGGTCGCCGTGGCGCGCAACTCCTCGAAATCGGCGCTCCTGCCGGCCGAGCGTCGCGTCGAGCTGGCTCGTGCAGCGCTCGCCGACGTCGACGGCGTGCGCGTGGAGGCCGTGGACGGACTGCTCGCGGACTTCGTGCGTACGGTGGGTGCGCAGGCGGTCGTCAAGGGCCTGCGCGGTGGCGCGGACTTCGATGCCGAGGTACCCATGGCGTTGATGAACCGGCACCTGTCCGGTGTCGAGACGGTGTTCGTGGTGGGTGACCCCGCACTCGCGCACGTCGCGTCGTCGCTGGTCAAGGACGTGGCACGGTTCGGCGGCCCGATCGAGGACCTGGTTCCGCCCGGCGTCGCCGCGGCGGTCCGGGAGGCGCTGGGTCTGCCCGCGCCGGGAGGAGAGGCACGATGA
- a CDS encoding YceD family protein — MQRPVHLDPRSPFVLETHELGRRPGSTRTVQRTVTAPADLGTDVIGVPPGTDVELDLRLEAVMEGVLVTGTIRGRAVGECVRCLGEVVDDVDVSLTELYVYPERAAVALQDGDDEEDVRELEGDLVDIEPALRDAVVPALPFRPLCRPDCPGLCPECGARLADEPDHGHETLDPRWSALGGLLSNDETKES; from the coding sequence GTGCAGCGCCCTGTTCACCTCGATCCCCGCTCGCCCTTCGTGCTCGAGACACACGAGCTCGGTCGACGTCCGGGATCGACGAGGACGGTGCAGCGCACCGTCACGGCCCCGGCCGATCTCGGTACCGACGTGATCGGCGTCCCTCCCGGGACCGACGTCGAGCTGGACCTGAGGCTCGAGGCGGTCATGGAAGGGGTCCTGGTCACCGGAACCATCCGGGGCCGGGCGGTCGGGGAGTGCGTGCGCTGCCTGGGCGAGGTCGTCGACGATGTCGACGTCTCGCTCACGGAGCTCTACGTCTATCCCGAGCGCGCGGCGGTCGCCCTGCAGGACGGCGACGACGAGGAGGACGTGCGCGAGCTCGAGGGCGACCTGGTCGACATCGAGCCCGCGCTGCGTGACGCGGTGGTGCCAGCACTGCCGTTCCGGCCGCTGTGCCGTCCCGACTGCCCGGGCCTGTGCCCGGAGTGCGGGGCGCGCCTGGCGGACGAGCCCGACCACGGGCATGAGACGCTAGACCCTCGGTGGTCCGCCCTCGGCGGCCTGCTGAGCAATGACGAGACGAAAGAGAGCTAG
- the rpmF gene encoding 50S ribosomal protein L32 yields the protein MAVPKRKMSRSNTRARRSQWKTTATTLTACPQCHANKQPHTACPSCGAYNGRRYAEAVRSEHEAR from the coding sequence GTGGCTGTTCCGAAGCGCAAGATGTCGCGCAGCAACACCCGTGCGCGTCGCTCGCAGTGGAAGACCACTGCCACGACCCTCACGGCCTGCCCCCAGTGCCACGCGAACAAGCAGCCCCACACGGCCTGCCCTTCGTGCGGTGCGTACAACGGCCGCCGCTACGCCGAGGCCGTGCGCAGCGAGCACGAGGCACGCTGA
- the rnc gene encoding ribonuclease III encodes MSAAADRLVEKLGVRLDPELLVLALTHRSFAHEAGGIPTNERLEFLGDTVLGLVVTEALYRTYPAQSEGDLAKMRAATVSQRALAQVARELDLGSYVLLGKGELATGGRDKDSILSDTLEAVFGAVYLAHGLEQARTLVSGLVGPTLLAAADLGAGLDWKTSLQELSAQLGLGAPSYDVVGEGPDHARTFTAHAVVGGQVRGSGTGPAKKLAEQDAAAAAYRGLEALRAESAPARS; translated from the coding sequence ATGAGTGCCGCGGCCGATCGACTTGTCGAGAAGCTCGGGGTCCGCCTGGACCCCGAGCTTCTCGTGCTCGCCCTGACCCATCGTTCGTTCGCGCACGAGGCCGGCGGGATCCCCACGAACGAGCGTCTGGAGTTCCTGGGGGACACCGTGCTCGGCCTCGTCGTGACCGAGGCGCTGTACCGGACGTACCCGGCGCAGTCCGAGGGCGACCTGGCGAAGATGCGTGCCGCGACCGTGTCGCAGCGTGCGCTCGCACAGGTGGCCCGCGAGCTGGACCTGGGCTCCTACGTGCTGCTCGGCAAGGGCGAGCTGGCCACGGGTGGGCGGGACAAGGACTCGATCCTGTCCGACACGCTCGAGGCGGTCTTCGGCGCGGTGTACCTCGCGCACGGCCTGGAGCAGGCGCGCACGCTCGTGAGCGGGCTCGTCGGGCCGACGTTGCTCGCGGCGGCGGACCTGGGTGCCGGCCTGGACTGGAAGACCTCCTTGCAGGAGCTCTCCGCCCAGCTGGGCCTGGGTGCACCCAGCTACGACGTCGTGGGCGAGGGCCCCGACCATGCGCGCACGTTCACTGCGCACGCCGTCGTCGGCGGCCAGGTGCGCGGGTCGGGGACCGGCCCGGCCAAGAAGCTCGCGGAGCAGGACGCAGCCGCGGCTGCCTACCGTGGCCTCGAGGCGCTCCGGGCCGAGTCCGCACCGGCACGTTCCTGA
- the mutM gene encoding bifunctional DNA-formamidopyrimidine glycosylase/DNA-(apurinic or apyrimidinic site) lyase has translation MPELPEVETVRDGLERHVLGRGVTAVDVRRAYSVRRHEAGPLDLVGRLRGRTLTAAARRGKFLWLLLDEPEEGGDALLVHLGMSGQLLVRHEAAVEQAAGHPHLRVRIGLDDGSVLDFVDQRTFGHLSVHELVATPDGAAGGAGSPLAAVPGPVAHIARDLLDPALDRGALVAAVRARRTGIKRALLDQTTVSGVGNIYADEGLWRARLHFDRPTAALTRAEVGRALDGAREVMAEALAQGGTSFDALYVNVNGQSGYFDRSLAVYGQEGRPCPRCGTLVRRDAFMNRSAYTCPSCQPRPRRPRP, from the coding sequence GTGCCTGAGCTGCCCGAGGTCGAGACCGTCCGTGACGGGCTCGAGCGCCACGTGCTGGGGCGCGGTGTGACCGCGGTCGACGTGCGCCGGGCGTACTCGGTGCGCCGGCACGAGGCGGGCCCGCTCGACCTGGTCGGACGGCTGCGTGGACGCACCCTGACCGCGGCGGCGCGACGCGGGAAGTTCCTGTGGCTGCTGCTCGACGAGCCCGAGGAGGGCGGCGACGCCCTGCTCGTGCACCTGGGGATGAGCGGGCAGCTGCTCGTCCGGCACGAGGCGGCGGTCGAGCAGGCCGCCGGTCACCCGCACCTGCGGGTGCGGATCGGTCTGGACGACGGGTCGGTGCTCGACTTCGTCGACCAGCGCACGTTCGGCCACCTGAGCGTGCACGAGCTCGTGGCGACGCCCGACGGCGCGGCAGGCGGCGCCGGCTCCCCGCTCGCCGCGGTGCCCGGACCGGTCGCGCACATCGCCCGCGACCTGCTCGACCCGGCGCTGGACCGAGGTGCGCTCGTGGCGGCCGTGCGGGCGCGGCGCACCGGGATCAAGCGTGCGCTGCTGGACCAGACGACGGTCTCGGGCGTCGGGAACATCTACGCCGACGAGGGGCTGTGGCGCGCCCGGCTGCACTTCGACCGGCCCACCGCCGCGCTCACCCGGGCCGAGGTCGGGCGGGCGCTCGACGGGGCCCGTGAGGTGATGGCCGAGGCGCTCGCGCAGGGTGGCACGAGCTTCGACGCCCTCTACGTGAACGTCAACGGGCAGTCGGGCTACTTCGACCGGTCCCTGGCGGTGTACGGCCAGGAGGGGCGTCCGTGCCCGCGCTGCGGGACCCTCGTGCGACGCGACGCGTTCATGAACCGGTCCGCCTACACCTGTCCCTCGTGCCAACCACGGCCACGGCGACCGCGGCCGTGA
- a CDS encoding response regulator, which yields MIIDDHEVVRRGIAEVVERTDGMTVVAEAGSVSDGVRRALLVHPQVLLVDLQLPDGTGIDLMKQVKETQPDVRAIVLTSFDDDDALAAALDAGAAAYLLKSVRGAEITDVIRAVAAGRTLLDERTVTRRKAGHEDPTENLTPSELRVLDLIGDGLSNREIAERLGVAEKTVKNHITSLLAKMGLQRRTQVAAWVASRKHSGWRAEPGH from the coding sequence ATGATCATCGACGACCACGAGGTCGTGCGCCGTGGCATCGCGGAGGTCGTCGAGCGCACCGACGGCATGACGGTCGTCGCCGAGGCAGGCTCCGTCTCCGACGGCGTGCGGCGTGCGCTGCTCGTGCACCCGCAGGTGCTGCTGGTCGACCTGCAGCTTCCGGACGGCACCGGGATCGACCTGATGAAGCAGGTCAAGGAGACCCAGCCGGACGTACGTGCCATCGTCCTGACGTCCTTCGACGACGACGACGCGCTCGCCGCGGCGCTCGACGCGGGCGCGGCGGCCTACCTGCTCAAGAGCGTGCGCGGTGCGGAGATCACCGACGTCATCCGCGCGGTCGCGGCGGGGCGCACCCTGCTCGACGAGCGCACCGTGACCCGACGCAAGGCAGGCCACGAGGACCCGACGGAGAACCTCACCCCGAGCGAGCTGCGCGTGCTCGACCTCATCGGTGACGGCCTGTCGAACCGGGAGATCGCCGAACGGCTCGGCGTCGCGGAGAAGACCGTGAAGAACCACATCACGTCGCTGCTGGCGAAGATGGGCCTGCAGCGCCGCACCCAGGTGGCCGCGTGGGTCGCGTCCCGCAAGCACTCCGGCTGGCGGGCCGAGCCGGGGCACTGA
- a CDS encoding sensor histidine kinase: protein MHSPDRDALHEEQLRDGSGPGRSRGGIRTGGVLTEVDGPTVDLTGDGLTDLMQAILTVASELDLPAVLNQFVRVSAELTGARYGAINVLDPHGVSTTFVYTGMPTALARMLQSAPHAQGVLGQIPAEGALRLSDLRHHPAFRGFPANHPPMGSFLGASVRVGDHVYGQLYLSEKDGGFTQADEQVVVALAAAAGVAVANAQLYAEAARREHWLRAGQDITTMLLEGIDEEEALEHIARTAREVAGADISALALPGMGGDLFIELAVGDGADALLGTVMPRGGRAWTVMTEGRGLLTPSLSRSRTVRVPVMRSFGPAMFAPLQTSGRGVGVLILLRRVGREPFEDGDLTTAESFAAQAALAYVLAEARHAQDVAALLDERERIARDLHDLAIQQLFATGMQLETVRRRAARGVDPSELLSIVEEALDNVDGSVRQIREIVYALRDPDAATGLTERLRRESSLARTGLGFAPGVVLTLDGRDLGTDHDIDEDQLDERISAELTDDVVAVVREGLANAARHAHASSVTVRVTVRGVGPTGSVLVEVEDDGAGLPDRRDRRSGTGNLASRARQHGGTFSLGSAPDGRGTLLVWQAPLD, encoded by the coding sequence GTGCACAGCCCGGACCGCGACGCCCTCCACGAGGAGCAGCTCCGTGACGGCAGCGGCCCGGGCCGCTCGCGCGGAGGGATCCGCACCGGCGGCGTGCTGACCGAGGTCGACGGCCCGACGGTCGACCTCACCGGCGACGGCCTCACCGACCTCATGCAGGCGATCCTGACGGTCGCCAGCGAGCTGGACCTGCCCGCCGTGCTCAACCAGTTCGTGCGGGTCTCCGCCGAGCTCACGGGCGCCCGGTACGGCGCGATCAACGTCCTCGACCCGCACGGGGTGTCGACGACCTTCGTGTACACCGGCATGCCGACCGCGCTGGCCCGCATGCTGCAGTCCGCGCCGCACGCCCAGGGCGTGCTCGGCCAGATCCCCGCCGAGGGTGCCCTGCGCCTGTCGGACCTGCGCCACCATCCGGCCTTCCGCGGCTTCCCCGCGAACCACCCGCCGATGGGCTCCTTCCTCGGTGCCTCGGTCAGGGTCGGCGACCACGTGTACGGGCAGCTGTACCTGTCCGAGAAGGACGGCGGCTTCACGCAGGCCGACGAGCAGGTGGTGGTCGCCCTGGCTGCCGCCGCGGGCGTCGCCGTCGCCAACGCCCAGCTGTACGCCGAGGCCGCGCGCCGTGAGCACTGGCTGCGCGCCGGGCAGGACATCACCACGATGCTGCTCGAGGGCATCGACGAGGAGGAGGCCCTCGAGCACATCGCCCGCACGGCCCGGGAGGTCGCCGGCGCGGACATCTCGGCGCTCGCACTGCCCGGGATGGGTGGCGACCTGTTCATCGAGCTGGCCGTGGGCGACGGCGCCGACGCCCTGCTGGGCACGGTGATGCCGCGGGGCGGGCGGGCCTGGACGGTGATGACCGAGGGGCGCGGGCTGCTCACGCCGTCGCTGTCCCGCTCACGCACGGTCCGGGTGCCCGTCATGCGTTCCTTCGGGCCCGCGATGTTCGCCCCGTTGCAGACCTCCGGCCGCGGTGTCGGCGTGCTCATCCTGCTGCGACGGGTCGGCCGGGAGCCGTTCGAGGATGGCGACCTGACGACCGCGGAGTCGTTCGCCGCCCAGGCCGCGCTCGCCTACGTCCTGGCGGAGGCGCGGCACGCCCAGGACGTCGCGGCCCTGCTCGACGAGCGCGAGCGCATCGCCCGTGACCTGCACGACCTGGCGATCCAGCAGCTGTTCGCCACGGGCATGCAGCTCGAGACGGTACGGAGGCGGGCCGCGCGCGGGGTCGACCCGAGCGAGCTGCTGTCGATCGTGGAGGAGGCGCTGGACAACGTCGACGGGTCCGTCCGCCAGATCCGCGAGATCGTCTACGCGCTGCGCGACCCCGATGCGGCGACGGGCCTGACGGAACGGTTGCGGCGCGAGTCCTCGTTGGCGCGCACGGGCCTCGGGTTCGCGCCGGGGGTCGTGCTCACGCTCGACGGCAGGGACCTGGGCACGGACCACGACATCGACGAGGACCAGCTCGACGAGCGGATCAGCGCCGAGCTGACCGACGATGTCGTCGCGGTCGTGCGCGAGGGCCTGGCGAACGCGGCCCGGCACGCGCACGCCTCGTCGGTCACCGTCCGGGTGACCGTCCGTGGCGTCGGTCCCACGGGTTCGGTGCTCGTCGAGGTCGAGGACGACGGCGCGGGCCTGCCCGACCGCCGCGACCGCCGCTCGGGGACGGGCAACCTGGCCTCACGCGCCCGTCAGCACGGCGGCACGTTCAGCCTCGGGTCCGCACCCGACGGGCGCGGCACCTTGCTGGTGTGGCAGGCCCCGCTGGACTGA
- the cydC gene encoding thiol reductant ABC exporter subunit CydC encodes MTTAPSAGVAPADPGANPQCSQARHGNLRRAVRLLDIDPRRTALAVLLGTLALGCAVALAAVSAWLIARASQMPPVLALSVATVAVRAFGIGRGVLRYTERLVSHDLALRGMATLRTTVYERLAAGTTGALVTLRRGDLLTRVGADVDAVGDVVVRGLLPAAVATTLGTGTVAAMAAFWPPAAAALALALLAAGLLAPSLAARAARTTEAQAASARSDMTATALGLLDDAGPLTVSGRVARELDSLRAADAGIARATDAGARAAAFAAAVGPLATGLAVLAALVTGVPAVRSGQLAPVELAVIVLTPLAAFEATSLLPAAAVQVQRSRAAAARVLALLDDAGPFDTTTGSAQPAQPGTSLASAPAAPVDGPRLVASGLVCGWPGRAPVLDGLDLDVRPGRSVAVVGASGAGKTTTLLTLAGLLPRVGGRLTLDGTDVAEPGSDDLARGVVVTTEDAHVFGTTVLENLRVARGDVSVEEARQVLTTVGLGPWLELLPDGLDTLLGPDARTVSGGERRRLLLARALLAPARLLLVDEPAEHLDPQAADALVRVLLADTRAEGRGVVVVTHRLSALDAADEVVLLEGGRVTARGTHAHLLATVEDYREAHDREQTTARTGA; translated from the coding sequence ATGACCACGGCCCCGAGCGCAGGTGTCGCCCCGGCAGACCCGGGCGCGAACCCCCAGTGCAGCCAGGCGCGGCATGGAAACCTCCGGCGCGCGGTGCGGCTGCTCGACATCGACCCGCGCCGGACGGCCCTCGCCGTCCTGCTGGGCACGCTCGCCCTGGGCTGCGCCGTCGCGCTCGCCGCGGTGTCGGCCTGGCTCATCGCCCGCGCCTCGCAGATGCCCCCGGTCCTCGCCCTGTCGGTCGCCACCGTCGCCGTGCGCGCCTTCGGCATCGGGCGCGGCGTGCTGCGCTACACCGAGCGTCTCGTCTCGCACGACCTCGCGCTGCGCGGCATGGCCACGCTACGCACCACCGTCTACGAACGGCTCGCCGCCGGGACCACCGGGGCGCTCGTCACGCTGCGCCGCGGGGACCTGCTCACCCGTGTCGGAGCGGACGTCGACGCCGTCGGTGACGTGGTCGTGCGGGGGCTGCTGCCCGCGGCCGTCGCCACCACCCTCGGCACGGGTACCGTCGCCGCGATGGCCGCGTTCTGGCCGCCCGCGGCTGCCGCCCTCGCCCTCGCCCTGCTGGCCGCGGGCCTCCTCGCGCCGTCCCTCGCAGCCCGTGCCGCACGGACGACGGAGGCGCAGGCCGCCTCGGCGCGGTCGGACATGACCGCCACCGCGCTCGGGCTGCTCGACGACGCCGGACCGCTCACCGTCTCCGGCCGGGTCGCCCGCGAGCTGGACTCGTTGCGGGCCGCCGACGCGGGCATCGCCCGGGCGACCGACGCCGGCGCCCGTGCGGCCGCGTTCGCCGCCGCCGTCGGACCGCTGGCCACCGGGTTGGCCGTCCTCGCCGCGTTGGTCACCGGGGTGCCGGCCGTCCGCAGCGGGCAGCTCGCTCCGGTCGAGCTCGCGGTGATCGTGCTGACCCCGCTGGCCGCCTTCGAGGCGACGTCGCTGCTGCCCGCCGCCGCGGTCCAGGTGCAGCGCTCCCGGGCCGCGGCTGCGCGGGTGCTGGCGCTGCTCGACGACGCCGGTCCCTTCGACACGACGACCGGCTCCGCTCAGCCTGCTCAGCCCGGAACCTCCCTGGCGAGCGCGCCTGCAGCGCCCGTCGACGGGCCTCGCCTCGTCGCCTCGGGCCTGGTCTGCGGCTGGCCCGGCAGGGCACCGGTCCTCGACGGTCTCGACCTCGACGTGCGCCCGGGACGGTCCGTCGCGGTCGTCGGCGCGAGCGGTGCCGGCAAGACGACGACCCTGCTGACGCTCGCGGGGCTCCTCCCCCGGGTCGGCGGCCGGCTCACGCTCGACGGCACCGACGTCGCCGAGCCCGGGTCGGACGACCTCGCCCGGGGCGTCGTCGTGACCACCGAGGACGCGCACGTGTTCGGCACCACCGTGCTGGAGAACCTCCGGGTGGCCCGCGGCGACGTGAGCGTCGAGGAGGCCCGGCAGGTGCTGACGACCGTCGGCCTGGGGCCGTGGCTGGAGCTGCTGCCCGACGGGCTCGACACCCTGCTCGGCCCGGACGCCCGGACCGTGTCGGGGGGTGAGCGCCGCCGCCTCCTGCTCGCCCGTGCGCTGCTCGCCCCGGCCCGCCTGCTGCTGGTGGACGAACCCGCCGAGCACCTGGACCCGCAGGCCGCCGACGCCCTCGTGCGGGTGCTGCTCGCCGACACCCGTGCCGAGGGCCGCGGGGTCGTCGTGGTCACCCACCGGCTCAGCGCGCTGGACGCCGCCGACGAGGTCGTCCTGCTCGAGGGCGGGAGGGTCACGGCACGCGGGACGCACGCGCACCTGCTGGCCACGGTCGAGGACTACCGTGAGGCGCACGACCGCGAGCAGACGACCGCACGCACGGGCGCGTAG
- the cydD gene encoding thiol reductant ABC exporter subunit CydD: MKPLDPRLLQHARAARGYLALTVALGLVTTALIVAQALLLARALGRAVAHGADLGEILPAVVALVGVVLARTLVTAVQERYAHRAATRAVAELRESVVAHAVARGPRLLAGGEGPAVVTLATRGLDALEPYFVRYLPQLVLAATVTPATVLVVLGLDWVSAAIVVGTIPLVPVFMILVGRLTQGRSEQGLRTMQRLSAQVLDLLAGLPTLRAFGRERGPAARVQALGDAHRRATMGTLRIAFLSGMVLELLTTLSVALVAVGIGLRLVDGQLDLVTGLAVLILAPEVFAPLRQVGAHFHASTDGVAAAEQAFAVLETPLPTVGATPAPDLRSTTLRLRGVSVRARDHAAPAALDLEVTPGRVLALVGPSGAGKSTTVEVLLGLLRPDAGAVTLVPQTGPAIDLADVDLTGFWAQITWLPQRPVLEPGTVADVVGGTDAAARDVAASLTGLDLVLAGLPDAWDTVLGRGGAGLSVGQRQRVALTRALLADAPLVVLDEPTAHLDALGEQVVLDTVHAMRAAGRTVVLVAHRATLAATADDVVTVRPGPLPDGAADAGAGREDVPDALAGAPTGPEVRA, from the coding sequence GTGAAGCCGCTCGACCCCCGGCTCCTCCAGCACGCCCGGGCCGCCCGGGGCTACCTCGCCCTGACGGTCGCGCTCGGGCTCGTCACCACCGCGCTCATCGTCGCCCAGGCGCTGCTGCTCGCCCGAGCCCTCGGGCGAGCAGTGGCGCACGGCGCGGACCTCGGCGAGATCCTGCCGGCGGTCGTCGCGCTCGTCGGCGTCGTCCTCGCCCGGACGCTCGTCACGGCTGTCCAGGAGCGCTACGCCCACCGCGCCGCCACCCGAGCCGTCGCCGAGCTGCGCGAGTCCGTCGTCGCGCACGCCGTCGCCCGTGGGCCCCGCCTGCTCGCGGGAGGCGAAGGCCCCGCCGTGGTCACGCTGGCGACCCGCGGGCTCGACGCGCTCGAGCCGTACTTCGTGCGGTACCTGCCCCAGCTCGTGCTCGCCGCGACCGTGACGCCCGCGACCGTGCTCGTCGTGCTCGGTCTGGACTGGGTGTCGGCCGCGATCGTCGTCGGCACGATCCCGCTCGTCCCGGTCTTCATGATCCTGGTCGGTCGGCTGACCCAGGGCCGGTCCGAGCAGGGTCTGCGCACGATGCAGCGGCTGTCCGCGCAGGTGCTCGACCTGCTGGCCGGCCTGCCGACGCTGCGTGCCTTCGGACGCGAACGCGGCCCGGCGGCCCGCGTGCAGGCCCTCGGCGACGCGCACCGGCGCGCCACGATGGGCACCCTGCGCATCGCGTTCCTGTCCGGCATGGTGCTCGAGCTGCTCACGACGCTCTCCGTGGCGCTCGTCGCGGTCGGCATCGGACTGCGCCTCGTCGACGGACAGCTCGACCTGGTCACCGGACTCGCGGTCCTGATCCTGGCGCCCGAGGTCTTCGCCCCCCTGCGCCAGGTCGGCGCGCACTTCCACGCCTCGACCGACGGGGTCGCGGCGGCCGAGCAGGCGTTCGCCGTGCTCGAGACCCCGCTGCCGACGGTCGGGGCGACGCCCGCGCCCGACCTGCGGAGCACGACCCTGCGCCTGCGGGGGGTGTCGGTCCGTGCACGCGACCACGCGGCACCGGCGGCACTCGACCTCGAGGTGACCCCCGGTCGCGTGCTGGCGCTCGTCGGCCCGAGCGGGGCCGGCAAGTCGACGACCGTCGAGGTCCTCCTCGGGCTCCTCCGGCCGGATGCCGGCGCGGTGACGCTCGTCCCGCAGACCGGTCCGGCGATCGATCTCGCCGACGTGGACCTGACCGGGTTCTGGGCGCAGATCACCTGGCTCCCCCAGCGGCCCGTCCTCGAGCCCGGCACGGTCGCCGACGTCGTCGGTGGCACGGACGCAGCGGCGCGGGACGTCGCCGCGTCGCTCACGGGTCTCGACCTGGTGCTCGCCGGGCTGCCCGACGCCTGGGACACCGTGCTCGGTCGGGGGGGCGCGGGCCTGAGCGTCGGACAACGCCAGCGCGTCGCCCTGACCCGCGCCCTGCTCGCCGACGCCCCGCTCGTGGTGCTGGACGAGCCGACCGCGCACCTCGACGCCCTCGGCGAGCAGGTCGTGCTGGACACCGTCCACGCGATGCGCGCCGCCGGTCGCACCGTCGTGCTCGTCGCCCACCGCGCGACGCTCGCCGCGACGGCCGACGACGTGGTGACTGTCCGCCCCGGCCCGCTGCCCGACGGCGCGGCCGACGCCGGGGCCGGACGTGAGGACGTGCCCGACGCGCTCGCCGGCGCTCCGACCGGACCGGAGGTCCGCGCATGA
- the cydB gene encoding cytochrome d ubiquinol oxidase subunit II: MELSTVWFLLIAVLWTGYLVLEGFDFGVGMLLGLLGRRGGRDAAAVEKDRRVMINTIGPVWDGNEVWLLTAGGATFAAFPEWYATLFSGFYLPLFLILVALIVRIVAFEWRGKINDDKWRALADRAIMFGSWLPSVLWGVAFANIVRGVELDVNHQYVGGFWALLNPFALLGGATTALLFLTHGAVFLALKSDGDIRARAGAAAERLAPITLVVAAAWAIWAQLAYSDAAWTWAAVAVAAVALAVLVVTTRARREGQAFIASAVTILAAVVLIFGSLYPDVMPAFDPANSLNVTNASSTDYTLTVMTWVAVILTPLVLVYQGWTYWVFRKRISAAQIPDPVGLTFEQSGAK; encoded by the coding sequence ATGGAGCTCTCGACCGTCTGGTTCCTGCTCATCGCGGTCCTGTGGACCGGTTACCTCGTGCTCGAGGGGTTCGACTTCGGCGTGGGCATGCTGCTCGGCCTGCTCGGACGCCGCGGCGGCCGTGACGCCGCCGCGGTCGAGAAGGACCGCCGCGTCATGATCAACACCATCGGCCCCGTCTGGGACGGCAACGAGGTGTGGCTGCTCACCGCCGGTGGCGCCACCTTCGCGGCGTTCCCGGAGTGGTACGCGACGCTGTTCTCCGGGTTCTACCTGCCGCTGTTCCTCATCCTCGTCGCCCTCATCGTCCGGATCGTCGCGTTCGAGTGGCGCGGCAAGATCAACGACGACAAGTGGCGTGCCCTGGCCGACCGGGCGATCATGTTCGGCTCCTGGCTCCCGTCGGTGCTGTGGGGCGTGGCCTTCGCCAACATCGTGCGCGGCGTCGAGCTCGACGTGAACCACCAGTACGTCGGCGGGTTCTGGGCGCTCCTCAACCCGTTCGCCCTGCTCGGCGGCGCGACCACCGCACTGCTGTTCCTCACCCACGGCGCCGTCTTCCTCGCGCTGAAGTCGGACGGCGACATCCGGGCACGCGCCGGGGCCGCCGCCGAGCGCCTCGCCCCGATCACGCTCGTCGTGGCCGCCGCCTGGGCGATCTGGGCCCAGCTGGCCTACTCCGACGCCGCCTGGACCTGGGCAGCGGTCGCCGTCGCGGCCGTCGCGCTCGCGGTGCTCGTCGTCACCACCCGCGCACGCCGCGAGGGGCAGGCGTTCATCGCCTCCGCCGTGACGATCCTCGCCGCGGTCGTCCTGATCTTCGGGTCGCTGTACCCCGACGTGATGCCCGCGTTCGACCCGGCCAACTCCCTCAACGTCACCAACGCCTCGTCGACCGACTACACGTTGACCGTCATGACCTGGGTCGCCGTGATCCTCACGCCCCTCGTCCTGGTGTACCAGGGCTGGACGTACTGGGTGTTCCGCAAGCGCATCAGCGCCGCGCAGATCCCCGACCCGGTCGGCCTGACGTTCGAGCAGTCGGGGGCCAAGTGA